A genomic region of Candidozyma auris chromosome 5, complete sequence contains the following coding sequences:
- a CDS encoding putative acireductone synthase: MPISILDIEGTVCPISFVKETLFPYFLDKVPEYLNTVTFPLDPSHGALAKTLSGFPSEHTQSKDTLLRHLRQLVENDVKEVNLKAFQGTVWKEGYEKGDIMAPVYQDAIDFIRSPENKIYIYSSGSIPAQILLFQHVNVEGKSTDLTSFISGYFDISTAGYKQERKTYEKIVKEISAPASELTFYSDVTKEVEAATEAGLKAVIVVRPGNAPLSAGDKDKFKVIESFSTVN, encoded by the coding sequence ATGCCAATCTCCATTCTCGACATTGAAGGCACTGTGTGTCCCATCAGCTTCGTCAAAGAGACTTTATTTCCCTATTTCCTCGATAAAGTACCGGAATACTTGAACACGGTCACTTTTCCTTTAGATCCATCCCACGGTGCCCTCGCAAAAACACTTCTGGGGTTTCCATCTGAACATACTCAAAGCAAGGACACTTTATTACGTCACCTCAGGCAATTGGTCGAAAATGACGTCAAGGAGGTGAACTTGAAGGCCTTTCAAGGAACTGTTTGGAAGGAGGGTTACGAAAAGGGCGACATAATGGCTCCAGTGTACCAAGATGCTATAGATTTCATAAGGAGTCCAGAGAATAAGATCTACATATATTCATCGGGGTCAATTCCAGCCCAGATATTGCTCTTCCAACACGTAAACGTTGAGGGAAAATCCACCGACTTGACCTCGTTCATTCTGGGTTACTTTGATATAAGCACTGCTGGGTACAAGCAGGAAAGAAAAACCTACGAAAAGATAGTCAAGGAAATAAGCGCGCCGGCCAGCGAACTCACCTTCTACTCAGACGTGACTAAAGAAGTCGAAGCTGCTACAGAAGCTGGTCTTAAAGCGGTAATAGTTGTGCGTCCAGGGAACGCTCCACTTTCGGCTGGAGACAaagacaagttcaaagtGATTGAGAGCTTTTCAACTGTGAATTGA
- the RAD23 gene encoding Rad23p translates to MQVTFRDLKKQTVQVDVEPSDLVSSAKEKVATAKDVDPSQLKFVYSGKVLQDDKPLSDFKIKEGDSIIFMVGRRKRLRLNQSVTNPKRVRVKINPLSLSVLSVLSVLIHLQSLSSKVRRSASSILASASREAAIQNMLEMGYERPQIEQALRAAFNNPHRAVEYLLTGIPESLARPAQPQAPAAAPNTETSTDAAAPTEQDTSREEAQPHENMFEAAEAAAAGERGEDAHAEPNLDDHSSQLATLRAALQSNPELIQPMLDQLAASNPQIAEMVEQDPEGFMRTFLGTGGDDDDLGFEIEGEGGEGEQEEGTVRITLTEQDESAINRLCELGFERNLVIQVYMACDKNEEVAADILFRDT, encoded by the exons ATGCAAGTCACCTTcagagacttgaagaagcaaacCGTACAGGTTGACGTCGAGCCTTCCGACTTG GTTTCGCtggccaaggagaaggtcGCCACTGCAAAGGATGTCGATCCTCTGCAATTGAAGTTCGTTTACTCGGGTAAAGTGCTTCAGGACGATAAACCTTTGCTGgatttcaaaatcaaggaagGGGATTCTATCATATTTATGGTGGGCAGAAGAAAACGCCTACGCCTCAACCAGCTGGTGACAAACCCAAAGAGAGTAAGAGTGAAGATAAACCCGCTACTGCTTCTGGTGCTTCTGGTGCTTCTGGTGCTAATACATCTTCAGCTGCTCCTGCTGAAGGTGAGACGACTGGCGCTGCTGATTTTAGCTCTGGCTCTGAGAGAAGCGGCCATCCAGAACATGTTGGAGATGGGCTACGAGCGTCCTCAAATCGAACAAGCGTTGCGTGCTGCGTTCAACAACCCGCATAGAGCTGTAGAGTATTTGCTCACGGGAATTCCAGAGTCGTTGGCTCGTCCAGCGCAACCTCAGGCGCCCGCTGCTGCCCCCAACACCGAGACTTCTACAGACGCTGCTGCCCCAACTGAGCAAGACACCTCGAGGGAGGAAGCACAACCTCACGAGAACATGtttgaggctgctgaggctgcAGCTGCCGGCGAACGTGGCGAAGATGCCCACGCAGAGCCTAACCTTGACGATCACAGCAGCCAATTGGCTACCCTCAGAGCGGCGCTTCAAAGTAATCCTGAGTTGATCCAGCCAATGTTGGACCAGCTCGCTGCATCCAACCCACAAATTGCAGAGATGGTTGAACAAGATCCTGAGGGCTTCATGAGAACCTTTTTGGGCACTGGCGGTGACGACGATGACTTGGGATTTGAAATCGAAGGTGAAGGCGGTGAAggtgaacaagaagaaggcacTGTCCGTATTACGTTGACTGAGCAAGATGAGAGCGCCATAAATAGATTGTGCGAGTTGGGCTTCGAGCGTAACTTGGTAATTCAGGTCTACATGGCGTGTGATAAGAACGAGGAGGTTGCTGCTGACATCTTGTTCCGTGACACTTAG
- a CDS encoding SPP41 family protein, which yields MSENQNTSLRESDHHSLDPVSEQPDHAENGPDDHDNLALESAIGDAFKQFGFLGEEHEHKESDRPEGNIEKESRHVDELNLEESVSQAFASIGSSTDNYSNQERVDSPSKSHDEETSESKADHEVKHEDMNEELNLEDVIGDAFRSITGNGASEEGHREVNDEQASQEQNHYIEQFNSQGQNQSESLQQEQHSFSNQPSRVPQHQEEVHQNKEIPENAPKQSPNLARVNQAAHTESSHQQNDSQDGHLKNEEEATVGDDDANLEEAIGAAFQSLVDQQEGKKESQQQPSPSDIGSSNPKAAPIPNRRESVSRLEDNIDLAGLVSNVVQQIAGENEAVNVESAIPKDVLQELAAEITHQVHVSDESHPKVEIPSLDESVLMHFQKEANKEEDKQQGNPISSALASAVRTAIKKVPQGNVTEKQHAKEGDHDLENLQMNEIFQNAFDMAMSKPQELLTSFEGEPELSLPDEVKRAAASAKSQTVSNAAKIAALSVKDALDKKSSEANHRGAEQERKKSLSIAETLAYHRSAMNAKKPPVEKPPTQQNKLTSSTSNPQLSNILSSLSQHIQSGSQSQNLMSLIRSMTNALMHNKGTHLTSSFVQETLTSLREAPDAHKFFIDNLTFAKEFLASSEFGDFDKASLIIDTVLETLLSKENRPPVDSSVEVPKSEASDMMDLYNSVLNTLTSFGTLRGRNGILGVKPDTESEEYKERVRLDNRERKKKWREGNAERNKDNDLRSRVIKRANVMFGEQNTEEKKAWIEEEFHNRRMKRIAKQKKEEAKISGNKTFNEELMEKSSKTPIH from the coding sequence ATGTCTGAGAACCAAAACACACTGTTACGAGAGCTGGATCACCATTCACTAGATCCAGTCTCTGAACAGCCGGATCACGCCGAGAATGGTCCCGATGACCACGACAATTTAGCGTTGGAAAGTGCCATTGGCGATGCCTTCAAACAGTTTGGGTTCCTCGGCGAGGAACATGAGCACAAGGAGAGCGACAGGCCGGAAGGTAACATCGAAAAGGAATCGCGTCATGTAGACGAGTTGAATCTAGAAGAGTCCGTCTCACAGGCGTTCGCATCGATTGGACTGAGCACGGATAACTACAGTAATCAAGAGAGGGTAGACTCACCAAGTAAGAGCCATGATGAGGAGACGAGCGAAAGTAAGGCAGACCATGAAGTCAAGCATGAGGACATGAATGAGGAGCTCAATTTAGAAGATGTCATTGGTGATGCTTTTAGAAGTATAACTGGCAACGGTGCCTCAGAAGAGGGACACCGTGAAGTAAACGATGAGCAAGCCTCTCAGGAACAAAATCACTACATTGAGCAATTCAATTCTCAAGGTCAGAATCAATCTGAACTGCTACAGCAGGAACAGCATAGCTTCTCAAACCAGCCAAGTCGGGTGCCCCAACATCAGGAGGAAGTACATCAAAATAAAGAGATTCCCGAGAATGCTCCCAAGCAGTCGCCAAATTTGGCGCGGGTTAATCAAGCTGCACATACAGAGCTGAGTCATCAGCAAAATGACAGCCAAGATGGCCACCtaaagaatgaagaagaagccacTGTTGGGGATGATGATGCGAATCTCGAAGAAGCCATTGGTGCTGCATTTCAGTCacttgttgatcaacaagaaggTAAGAAAGAGTCTCAACAACAGCCTTCGCCAAGTGATATTGGATCAAGCAACCCAAAAGCTGCTCCCATCCCCAATCGTCGAGAATCTGTAAGTCGTTTGGAAGACAACATCGATCTTGCTGGTCTAGTATCGAATGTTGTCCAACAAATTGCCGGTGAAAATGAGGCTGTTAACGTCGAAAGTGCCATTCCTAAAGACGTTCTACAGGAGTTGGCCGCCGAAATTACGCACCAAGTTCACGTCAGCGACGAGAGCCATCCAAAAGTGGAAATCCCACTGCTTGACGAGAGTGTTTTGATGCATTTTCAGAAGGAGGCCAACaaggaggaagacaagCAACAAGGCAACCCAATTTCTAGCGCTCTTGCAAGTGCTGTCAGAACTGCAATAAAGAAGGTTCCTCAGGGTAATGTTACCGAAAAGCAGCAcgcaaaagaaggagatcacGATTTGGAGAACTTGCAAATGAAtgaaatttttcaaaacgCTTTTGATATGGCCATGCTGAAACCTCAGGAGCTTTTGACGTCGTTCGAAGGTGAACCTGAACTTTCACTTCCGGACGAAGTGAAACGAGCTGCAGCATCCGCCAAAAGTCAAACAGTTTCAAATGCTGCCAAAATAGCTGCTCTCTCTGTCAAGGATGCTCTCGACAAGAAATCTAGCGAAGCAAACCATCGTGGAGCAGAACAGGAAAGGAAAAAGTCTCTTTCAATCGCCGAGACTTTGGCATATCATAGGTCCGCCATGAATGCAAAGAAGCCACCAGTCGAGAAACCACCTACACAGCAAAACAAGCTCACAAGTCTGACACTGAATCCTCAACTTTCCAATATACTCTCCTCGCTATCACAGCACATCCAGTCAGGCAGTCAGTCACAAAACCTCATGCTGCTCATTCGTCTGATGACAAATGCTTTGATGCACAACAAGGGCACCCACCtaacaagctcttttgtGCAAGAAACTTTAACCTCTCTTCGTGAAGCTCCTGATGCACATAAGTTCTTTATTGATAACCTAACATTTGCCAAGGAATTTTTAGCGAGCAGTGAATTTGGTGATTTCGATAAGGCATCACTTATAATAGACACCGTTTTGGAAACCCTTTTGTCCAAAGAGAATCGACCACCTGTTGACAGTTCAGTGGAGGTACCAAAATCGGAAGCGAGTGACATGATGGACCTTTACAACAGTGTTTTGAACACACTTACTTCATTTGGCACTTTGAGGGGAAGAAATGGAATCCTCGGTGTGAAACCAGATACAGAGTCAGAGGAGTACAAAGAACGGGTCCGGCTCGATAATAGAGAAcgcaagaagaaatggagGGAGGGTAACGCTGAGCGTAACAAGGACAATGACCTTCGCTCACGTGTGATCAAAAGAGCCAATGTTATGTTTGGAGAGCAAAATAcggaagaaaagaaggcttggattgaggaagagtttCACAACAGGCGTATGAAGAGAATTGcgaagcagaagaaagaggaggCAAAAATTTCGGGAAACAAGACCTTTAATGAGGAACTTATGGAAAAGTCATCTAAAACCCCAATTCATTGA
- the SMC1 gene encoding cohesin subunit SMC1 — MGKLLGLELHNFKSYKGTANVGFGDANFTSIIGPNGAGKSNMMDAISFVLGVQSFHLRSSGLKDLIYRGRIGEYETTQNCDLAYVRAIYEKSNGERMVLQRSINATGTSDYKINDKSVTALQYTMILKEENILVKARNFLVFQGDIENVASQEPKQLANLIETISGSAQYAADYDTLLEEKNKAVELHAEVFSRKRNLTTESKHVSERVLNHRRNLAASEVAFKNLAAETSAQELQVKKLEQSIADLRQRMEEAKRGLLPSQSSKKLLENKIAFTKKKIDDLENDIRAQSDQEEKFAELEQQINIPKEGVNEYEALRGQYLTDSGSQLESDLAIVNADRESLEISLKDLQLQREQSASRVLELESKAHVNLGSTLHDLNARIQDIDSMISAKWKEKEALQKRQEVASFKMLEFNSELKDVLSRLEELSSDQKETKKQRELRDNVAMLRSVLPEGSIKGLLYDLVQATQRKYELALSTVLGADYDSIVVDTTATAHKCIDILKERRAGLASFIPLNSVVNEPMNLNYLRSLHEEARSAIDVVKYDDPTIERAVQYAAGNAIIVENLDIARELKWNFHEVISCKFVSIDGSVIHKSGLMTGGQQEKRAGATARWGKNEMNQLLKRKDEIASALERIAKERPSAIETNSLTEEISQLEALKPSLRSRAAVLERQIFEANQEVAFLKEGEQEIDDKVRRKQEDLGALKSEIESYESQIQEVKRRIYSNFCDKYGLSSISDYELTHGTALRGRVREKTEFEKSITSLKNQISFHEERRNETIARKERLENDIARSTSDFKRLHDEIKKAEEKLHRIEQDIEEESINRSVLVEALQTKMREASIKESEMKEIEYEVKNLTRELGHFEETLLKVDADRYNMIKNCKIEDIDLPLEDGFLDAISLDVENTSHAVYQVHIDYSLLESRLKDSYSVRTEAEIRAKIENMENELHTLTPNAKALERLQEVDQKLKDFDREFSKAKHNVNRSTSKFNEVRDKRKELFMDAFNHISDRIDKVYKSLTSSTTSSLGGSAYLTLEDDEEPFSAGIKYHAMPPLKRFRDMELLSGGEKTMAALALLFAIHSYHPSPFFVLDEIDASLDNGNVKKIARYIKENSGPGFQFIVISLKSTMFENSEALVGIYRDQRENCSKTIGLDLRQYPEEQEKIAIPESHQIAAAET, encoded by the exons ATGGGCAAACTTCTAGGCCTAGAATTGCacaacttcaagtcgtACAAGGGCACCGCCAATGTTGGCTTTGGCGATGCCAATTTCACGTCGATTATCGGGCCCAATGGAGCAGGCAAGTCCAACATGATGGATGCGATCTCGTTCGTCTTAGGCGTGCAGTCGTTTCATTTGAGGTCTTCTGGGCTCAAGGATTTGATTTATAGGGGCAGAATTGGCGAATATGAGACAACTCAGAATTGTGACTTGGCGTATGTTAGGGCCATCTACGAGAAGTCCAACGGGGAAAGAATGGTGCTTCAAAGACTGATTAACGCGACTGGCACAAGCGACTATAAAATTAACGACAAAAGTGTCACTGCGCTTCAATACACGATGATACTCAAGGAGGAAAatattttggtgaaggCTAGGAATTTTCTTGTATTCCAGGGTGATATCGAGAATGTCGCGTCGCAAGAACCTAAGCAGCTTGCAAACTTAATTGAGACGATTTCGGGTTCAGCTCAGTACGCCGCTGATTACGATACActtttggaggaaaaaaataagGCGGTGGAGCTTCATGCAGAGGTTTTCTCCAGGAAGAGAAACCTCACTACAGAGTCGAAACA TGTGTCTGAACGAGTTCTTAATCATCGGCGAAACTTGGCAGCCTCAGAAGTcgctttcaagaacttggcaGCGGAAACGTCAGCTCAAGAGCTCcaagtgaagaagctcgagCAGAGTATTGCTGACCTTCGCCAGCGCATGGAGGAAGCTAAGCGTGGTTTGCTCCCATCTCAATCCagcaaaaagcttctcgAAAACAAGATTGCAttcacaaagaagaagattgatgatttggagAATGACATACGCGCACAATCTGATCAGGAAGA AAAATTTGCTGAACTAGAGCAGCAGATCAACATCCCCAAGGAAGGTGTGAATGAGTACGAGGCCTTACGTGGGCAATACTTGACCGACTCCGGGTCTCAGCTTGAGAGTGATTTAGCGATTGTAAATGCAGATAGGGAGTCATTAGAGATCTCACTCAAGGACCTCCAgcttcaaagagaacaGTCGGCAAGCCGCGTACTTGAACTAGAGTCCAAAGCCCATGTCAATCTTGGGCTGACTTTGCATGATCTCAACGCACGGATACAAGACATTGATCTGATGATCTCTGCAAagtggaaagaaaaggaagctTTACAAAAGCGTCAGGAGGTTGCCTCGTTCAAGATGCTCGAGTTCAACTCAGAGCTTAAAGATGTTCTCTCGCGTCTTGAGGAGCTATCTTCTgatcaaaaagaaactaAGAAGCAGAGAGAGCTTCGTGACAATGTCGCCATGCTCAGGTCAGTGTTACCTGAGGGATCCATCAAAGGCCTTCTCTATGACCTCGTGCAAGCAACTCAAAGGAAATACGAACTTGCATTGCTGACGGTTCTTGGTGCTGACTATGACTCTATTGTTGTGGACACAACCGCAACGGCACATAAATGCATCgatattttgaaggagaggCGGGCTGGTCTTGCATCTTTCATTCCCTTGAATTCTGTTGTTAATGAGCCAATGAACTTGAACTACCTCAGATCACTTCATGAGGAGGCACGTTCGGCAATTGATGTTGTGAAATATGATGATCCCACCATAGAGAGAGCTGTTCAGTATGCTGCTGGCAATGCTATAATCGTGGAAAATCTAGATATTGCCCGAGAACTAAAATGGAATTTTCATGAGGTGATTCTGTGCAAGTTTGTTTCCATTGATGGCTCTGTGATTCACAAGTCGGGCCTTATGACTGGTGGACAACAAGAAAAGCGTGCTGGAGCAACAGCCAGGTGGGGTAAGAATGAGATGAACCAGCTTCTCAAGAGGAAGGATGAGATCGCCTCGGCGCTTGAAAGGATTGCCAAGGAGAGACCGTCCGCGATTGAGACAAACTCTTTGACTGAAGAGATATCGCAACTCGAAGCCCTCAAGCCATCCCTCCGCAGCCGGGCCGCCGTTTTAGAGCGTCAAATTTTCGAGgcaaatcaagaagttgcatTCCTTAAAGAAGGCGAGCAAGAGATTGACGATAAAGTAAGGAGAAAGCAAGAGGACCTTGGAGCGTTGAAGTCAGAAATAGAAAGTTATGAGTCCCAAATCCAAGAGGTAAAAAGAAGGATTTATTCGAACTTTTGTGACAAATATGGCCTCAGTTCTATTAGTGATTACGAGCTCACGCACGGCACCGCTCTTCGAGGAAGAGTTAGGGAGAAGACTGAGTTCGAGAAGTCAATTACATCATTAAAGAACCAGATATCATTTCACGAGGAGAGACGCAATGAGACCATCGCAAGAAAGGAGAGACTTGAAAATGATATTGCCAGGAGCACGAGTGATTTTAAAAGGCTTCATGACGAGATAAAAAAGGCAGAGGAGAAACTTCATCGAATTGAACAAGATATTGAAGAGGAGCTGATAAACAGGAGTGTCTTGGTGGAAGCTTTGCAGACAAAGATGAGAGAGGCTTCAATTAAAGAGTCTGAAATGAAGGAGATAGAGTATGAGGTGAAGAATCTCACACGTGAATTGGGTCACTTTGAAGAGACCCTCCTAAAGGTTGACGCTGACAGATACAACATGATCAAGAACTGCAAGATCGAGGATATTGATTTACcacttgaagatggcttTTTAGATGCTATTTCGCTCGATGTTGAGAACACCTCCCACGCAGTGTACCAAGTGCACATTGACTACTCCTTACTCGAGTCGAGATTGAAAGACAGCTACTCTGTACGGACTGAGGCTGAAATCAGAGCTAAGATCGAGAACATGGAGAACGAACTACATACTCTCACGCCAAATGCCAAAGCCCTTGAGAGACTTCAGGAAGTTGACCAAAAGCTAAAGGATTTTGACAGAGAATTTAGCAAGGCTAAGCACAACGTGAACAGATCTACCTCTAAATTTAATGAGGTCAGAGACAAGAGAAAGGAACTATTTATGGACGCCTTCAATCATATATCTGATAGGATTGATAAAGTCTACAAATCACTAACGAGCTCTACTACGTCCTCTCTTGGAGGATCGGCCTATCTTACTTTagaggatgatgaggagcCGTTCTCCGCTGGTATCAAATACCATGCCATGCCTCCATTAAAGCGTTTCAGAGATATGGAGCTCTTGTCTGGTGGGGAGAAAACAATGGCAGCTTTGGCTTTGCTCTTTGCAATTCACTCATACCATCCATCTCCGTTTTTTGTTCTCGACGAAATCGATGCATCCTTAGATAACGGTAACGTGAAAAAGATTGCCAGGTacatcaaggaaaactCAGGGCCCGGGTTCCAATTCATCGTCATTTCATTGAAAAGCACTATGTTTGAAAATTCTGAAGCCTTAGTAGGTATCTACAGAGaccaaagagaaaattgtTCGAAGACCATTGGGCTTGACTTGCGTCAGTACCCTGAAGAGCAGGAGAAGATCGCGATTCCCGAGAGCCATCAAATCGCAGCGGCCGAAACTTGA
- the SGD1 gene encoding Sgd1p: MAKDEQERHGIRIPGQVLDQIREKEGISGEDSRFKKKRKFQPKPVSRKEKRKEERKLKKQKRSKQHNYHETIAKPGPLAEAKQKIQQKKKVTKASHEDPLSALKALKAKKGKAPKTEIRIIKENELSDQDVEDFSEADAFSGFEDEIDDDQAENAPSDPLAALAALKAKKNSTKKESDIRTVSVEDLEDDDVSDAFNDFDEDEEEDFGDEELGDDDDEDEDPLAKLKALREAKNENSKSESKSNKEESGDDFEDDVFEEEDPFEKLKASKEKRAKSLKKTKTKEIEADLVDPMDNDIEYYAKKLGLKDKNAKLSHEDDGLDDLLDGLDFVDKPGSGEEDDDEDEFDQSESENFDSDDSAFDEPRKKENPFVAPTESGSGSDSETGDKPTKYIPPALRRKMALEKSSTVSAETLALQKSLKSAMNKLSETNIGAIANDINGLFLNYPRQEVTENLVSVLLDSVIQQERLLDTFVYLHSALIVALYRSQGVDFGAYFVQTLVEKYDAFRSEEKKNKEILNMISLLSSVYAFHLVSSKLLYDLIKELIRNLSEDSAELLLKIIRTSGNQMRSDDPTSLKEIVLEITKKSNSLPRDSITPRMQFLLETITSLKNNKLKSNSDATEQLALRLKKFLGTYSSTRLTDPLQVSLDDIRNVQTKGKWWLVGSAWKGNDDTKQDEVVNRQVMSDFLDSAEPNWLELAKAQRMNTDIRRAVFISIMSANDYVDAMQKLDKLALKKAQEREIPRILIHCAVVEPAWNPYYGILACKLCDDHSYRKTFQFMLWDLIKGFDGAMDDDDDTDVFSGFDDDMEDDEKLKKILNLGRLFGFLMAEGSLALHLLRTVNFVTASNDTKLFMEILLITFVDNVARKSQVNAIGMGIGIQKGHNIKFDDRVLIERILKAKEQPALLRGIQWFIDKRLRQSDFISGKKQRKRVNWGINAMNDIIEEFAREADF, translated from the coding sequence ATGGCCAAAGACGAACAAGAGAGACATGGCATTCGAATCCCCGGCCAGGTTCTCGACCAAATTAGGGAAAAAGAGGGTATCTCTGGAGAGGATAGTCGGTTTAAGAAGAAACGGAAGTTTCAACCCAAACCAGTGTCCCGTAAGGAAAAGAGGAAGGAAGAACGTAAactcaagaaacaaaaaagactGAAACAGCATAATTATCATGAAACTATTGCCAAGCCAGGTCCGCTTGCAGAAGCCAAGCAGAAAATccaacagaagaagaaagtgacGAAGGCATCACACGAAGACCCATTATCAGCTTTAAAGGCACTTAAGGCTAAGAAAGGAAAGGCTCCGAAAACGGAGATAAGAATCATTAAGGAGAATGAGCTTCTGGATCAGGACGTTGAAGATTTTTCTGAGGCAGATGCTTTTAGTGGTTTCGAAGACGAAATCGATGATGACCAGGCGGAGAACGCTCCTAGTGACCCACTAGCTGCGCTAGCTGCTCTcaaggcaaagaagaacagCACAAAAAAAGAGTCTGACATTAGAACGGTTTCTGTAGAAGAccttgaagatgatgatgtctCCGACGCCTTTAatgattttgatgaagatgaagaagaagatttcgGTGACGAGGAGCTCGGagatgatgacgacgaggatgaagatCCATTAGCGAAATTAAAGGCACTTAGGGAAGCAAAGAATGAGAACTCGAAGTCGGAGTCAAAAAGCAATAAGGAGGAGTCTGGAGATGActtcgaagatgatgtcttcgaggaggaagatCCATTCGAAAAATTAAAGGCGctgaaagagaagagagctaaatcattgaagaagacaaagacCAAGGAAATTGAGGCAGATTTGGTGGACCCCATGGACAATGATATTGAGTATTACGCCAAGAAGTTAGGTCTCAAAGATAAGAATGCTAAGCTAAGTCATGAAGATGACGGGTTAGATGATCTTTTAGATGGATTGGACTTTGTCGACAAACCAGGAAGTGGcgaagaggatgatgatgaagacgagTTTGATCAATCTGAATCGGAAAACTTTGATTCTGATGACTCTGCTTTTGATGAGCCCCGCAAGAAGGAGAACCCTTTTGTTGCACCAACTGAATCAGGCAGCGGCTCCGATAGTGAGACCGGGGATAAACCCACCAAGTACATTCCTCCAGCGCTCCGTAGAAAAATggctcttgagaagctgCTGACAGTATCTGCAGAAACACTTGCATTGCAAAAGTCGTTAAAGTCTGCAATGAATAAATTATCTGAAACGAATATTGGCGCTATCGCCAATGATATCAATGGACTATTTCTTAATTATCCCAGACAAGAGGTCACAGAAAACTTGGTCAGCGTACTTTTGGACAGTGTCATACAGCAAGAACGACTCCTCGACACGTTCGTGTACTTGCATTCAGCGCTAATTGTTGCTCTTTATAGATCACAGGGAGTCGATTTCGGTGCCTACTTTGTCCAAACTCTTGTCGAAAAATATGATGCGTTCagaagcgaagaaaagaaaaataaagaaattCTCAACATGATATCGTTGCTCTCATCGGTTTATGCATTCCATTTGGTATCATCAAAGCTTCTTTACGATCTTATAAAGGAACTCATCAGAAATCTTTCTGAAGATTCTGCAGAACTTTTactcaaaatcatcagGACATCTGGTAATCAGATGCGTTCAGATGATCCAACCTCGTTGAAGGAAATTGTTTTAGAGATTACCAAAAAGTCAAACTCGCTACCAAGGGACCTGATCACTCCAAGAATGCAATTTTTGCTCGAAACTATTACTTCACTTAAAAACAACAAGCTTAAAAGCAACAGTGATGCAACAGAGCAACTCGCTCTTCGACTCAAAAAATTCTTGGGAACCTACTCGTCCACAAGACTCACAGATCCCTTGCAGGTGTCTCTCGACGATATCAGAAATGTGCAAACCAAAGGTAAGTGGTGGCTTGTAGGATCTGCCTGGAAGGGCAACGATGACACAAAACAGGATGAAGTCGTCAATAGACAGGTAATGAGTGATTTCTTGGATAGTGCAGAGCCAAATTGGCTAGAGCTTGCAAAAGCGCAAAGAATGAACACGGACATCAGAAGAGCTGTATTCATTTCTATCATGTCAGCGAACGATTACGTTGATGCGATGCAAAAGCTCGACAAGCTTGCATTAAAGAAAGCAcaagagagagaaattCCCCGTATTCTCATCCACTGTGCTGTCGTTGAGCCTGCTTGGAACCCATATTACGGTATTTTAGCATGCAAATTGTGTGATGATCATTCATACAGAAAGACCTTCCAATTCATGCTCTGGGATTTGATCAAGGGTTTTGATGGTGCCATggacgacgatgatgatacGGATGTCTTCTCtggttttgatgatgatatggAGGACGAcgagaaactcaagaaaaTTCTCAACTTGGGTAGgctctttggctttttgATGGCTGAGGGATCGTTGGCATTGCACCTTTTGCGAACTGTTAACTTTGTTACTGCCTCCAATGATACCAAACTTTTCATGGAGATTCTCTTGATCACTTTTGTTGATAATGTGGCGAGAAAGTCGCAGGTTAATGCCATTGGGATGGGTATTGGAATTCAGAAGGGTCATAATATCAAATTTGACGATAGAGTCTTGATCGAGAGGATTTTAAAGGCTAAAGAACAGcctgctcttcttcgaggAATCCAGTGGTTTATTGATAAGAGATTGAGACAGAGTGATTTCATCTCTggcaagaagcaaagaaaaagagtcAACTGGGGAATCAACGCTATGAACGATatcattgaagaatttgcaaGGGAGGCCGACTTCTAA